The Oreochromis niloticus isolate F11D_XX linkage group LG15, O_niloticus_UMD_NMBU, whole genome shotgun sequence genome includes a region encoding these proteins:
- the ints7 gene encoding integrator complex subunit 7: MSLSTARSFLSEACYGEQELDANSALMELDKGLRSGKLGEQCEAVVLFPKLFQKYPFPILINSAFLKLADIFRLGNNFLRLCVLKVTQQSEKHLEKILNVDEFVKRVFSVIHSNDPVARAITLRMLGSLASIIPERKNAHHTIRQSLDSHDNVEVEAAIFAAASFSAQSKDFAAGICNKVSEMIQGLDTPVELKLKLIPMLQHMHHDASLASSSRELLQHLVNSYPSTPMVIVSLHTFTQLAASSLIDIPKQLQLLLQYLKDDPRKAVKRLAVNDLKLLAKKAPHLWIRENTQMLCECALTIPYNSLKLGMLAVLSTLSGTIAIKQYFSNVGGGSLVPPRLTDLVKLAQECCYHSNLAVAAHGVIVLTNIAISCPEKDIVQLEQDTVLGVESLLMLCSQDNSPSAQATLKTALTSLVKLLKSRPHLSQSAVEFLLGQLHLSCDSSRVLMCHALAAIATHLPVLGDGMLGDLVDLYRVASHSSTDKQQELLVSLATVIFVASQSSLSAEVKTVIKQQLENVANGWTVYRIARQASRMGCHEFSSELYQCVRTRVASEHFYFWLSSLKEFSQAEQCLSHVVDGDYSGAMSAIAEALRSYQKGIASLTAASTPLSPLTFQCEFIKLRIDTLQALSQLICTCNSLKTSPPPAIATTIALTSGNDLQRCGRISMQMKVCMDEFRSLAARYADLHQSSFDADYATLRNVELQQQSCLLVSHVIEALILDPQAASFQEYGTVGSVQTESEYERRMMSVFNHVLEEVESLTKKHPPVSHLHTSCLCDAVIALLKVPLSFQRYFFQKLQSTSIKLALSPSPRTPSEPIPVQNTQQLTLKVEGVVQHGSTPGLFRKIQSVCLNVTSVLQSKTGPDYKIPLDTKTNEIKQRVEPHNDYFSTQFLLNFSILGTHTVTVEASVVDESGIEWKTGPKTTVSVKSLEDPYSQQLRHQLQQGGAQPAPQRSTYTRF, from the exons ATGTCGCTCTCCACCGCACGCTCATTCCTGTCAGAGGCTTGTTATGGCGAACAGGAGCTCGACGCTAACTCCGCTCTCATGGAGCTGGACAAAG GGTTGCGGTCGGGGAAGCTCGGTGAGCAGTGTGAGGCTGTGGTTTTGTTCCCCAAACTCTTCCAGAAGTACCCATTTCCCATCCTCATCAactctgcatttttaaaactagCAGACATCTTCAGGCTCGG TAACAACTTTCTGCGTCTCTGTGTACTCAAAGTGACTCAACAGAGTGAGAAACATTTGGAGAAGATTCTCAATGTGGATGAGTTTGTGAAACGGGTGTTTTCAGTCATCCACAGTAATGACCCTGTGGCCAGAGCCATCACTCTGAG GATGCTTGGTAGTTTGGCCTCCATCATCCCAGAGAGGAAGAATGCCCACCACACTATTCGCCAAAGCCTGGACTCTCATGACAATGTGGAAGTCGAGGCAGCCATCTTTGCTGCTGCAAGCTTCTCTGCACAGTCAAA agaCTTTGCAGCTGGAATTTGCAACAAAGTTAGTGAGATGATTCAAG GTTTAGACACTCCTGTGGAACTGAAGCTGAAGTTGATCCCCATGCTGCAGCACATGCATCATGACGCCAGCCTGGCGTCCAGCAGCAGAGAGCTTTTACAGCATCTGGTGAACTCTTATCCTTCCACCCCCATGGTCATTGTCTCCCTGCATACTTTCACCCAGCTGGCCGCCTCTTCCCTCATAGATATCCCCAAGCAG CTGCAGCTCCTCCTTCAGTACCTAAAAGATGATCCGAGAAAAGCTGTGAAGAGACTTGCAGTTAACGATTTAAAGCTCCTGGCTAAAAAGGCTCCTCACCTGTGGATAAGAGAAAACACTCAG ATGCTGTGCGAGTGTGCTTTGACTATCCCCTACAACAGTTTGAAGCTGGGGATGTTGGCCGTTCTCTCCACCCTCTCTGGAACTATTGCAATCAAACAGTATTTTAGTAATGTGGGAG GTGGCTCTTTGGTTCCACCCCGGCTCACTGACCTGGTTAAATTGGCACAGGAATGCTGTTACCACAGCAACCTGGCAGTAGCAGCTCACGGGGTCATAGTGCTCACCAACATTGCCATTTCCTGTCCGGAGAAAG ATATAGTACAGCTGGAGCAGGACACAGTTTTGGGAGTGGAGTCCCTTCTGATGCTGTGCAGTCAGGATAACAGCCCCAGTGCACAAGCCACACTGAAA ACAGCTCTCACCTCATTGGTTAAGCTGCTGAAAAGTCGACCCCATCTCAGCCAGTCTGCAGTGGAGTTCCTGCTCGGCCAGCTCCACTTGTCCTGCGACTCCTCTCGTGTTCTCATGTGTCACGCCCTAGCGGCCATCGCCACCCACCTGCCTGTGCTGGGGGACGGTATGCTGGGGGATCTGGTTGATCTCTACCGGGTGGCCAGTCACTCGTCCACCGATAAGCAGCAGGAGCTTCTG GTTTCCTTGGCAACAGTGATTTTTGTTGCAAGCCAGTCGTCTCTGTCAGCCGAAGTGAAGACTGTCATCAAACAGCAGCTGGAGAACGTTGCTAACGGCTGGACGGTGTATCGCATTGCACGGCAAGCCTCGCGCATG GGATGCCACGAGTTCTCCAGCGAGCTGTACCAGTGTGTGCGGACTCGTGTGGCCTCAGAGCACTTCTACTTCTGGCTGAGCAGCCTGAAGGAGTTCTCCCAGGCTGAGCAGTGCCTGAGTCACGTGGTGGACGGGGACTACAGCGGAGCCATGAGCGCCATCGCAGAAGCCTTGCGCTCCTACCAAAAGGGCATCGCCTCCCTCACA GCTGCCAGCACTCCTCTGAGCCCGCTCACATTCCAGTGCGAGTTCATTAAGCTCCGGATCGACACCCTGCAAGCTTTGTCGCAGCTCATTTGTACCTGCAACAGTCTGAAAACCAGCCCTCCTCCCGCCATCGCAACCACCATCGCCCTCACTTCAGGCAATGACCTGCAACGCTGTGGCCGCATCTCGATGCAG aTGAAGGTGTGCATGGATGAGTTCAGAAGTCTTGCTGCTCGCTATGCTGACTTACACCAGTCGTCGTTTGATGCAGATTATGCGACCCTTCGCAATGTGGAGTT ACAGCAACAGAGCTGCTTGCTCGTCTCCCATGTGATTGAAGCTTTGATACTGGACCCACAGGCTGCCAG TTTTCAGGAGTACGGCACTGTGGGGTCGGTCCAGACGGAGAGCGAATATGAGCGACGGATGATGTCAGTCTTCAACCACGTGCTGGAGGAAGTGGAGAGCCTCACCAAGAAACACCCTCCTGTCTCACATCTG CACACCAGCTGCCTCTGTGATGCTGTCATAGCTTTGCTGAAGGTGCCGCTGTCTTTCCAGAGATATTTCTTCCAAAAGCTGCAGTCCACCAGCATCAAG CTCGCCCTTTCACCATCCCCGCGAACACCGAGCGAGCCAATCCCAGTGCAGAACACTCAGCAGCTGACCTTGAAGGTGGAGGGTGTGGTGCAGCACGGTTCAACTCCGGGACTCTTCAGGAAGATCCAGTCAGTCTGTCTTAATGTTACCTCAGTTCTTCAGAGCAAGACGGGACCTGACTACAAG ATTCCACTAGATACTAAAACAAATGAGATCAAGCAGCGCGTCGAGCCTCACAACGACTACTTCAGCAcccagttcctgctgaattTCTCCATCCTGGGCACCCACACTGTCACCGTGGAGGCCTCGGTGGTGGATGAGAGCGGCATAGAGTGGAAGACAGGGCCCAAGACGACGGTGTCAGTAAAGTCTCTGGAGGACCCGTACTCCCAGCAGCTCCGTCACCAGCTGCAGCAGGGAGGAGCTCAGCCCGCGCCACAGAGGAGCACATACACTCGCTTCTAG